From one Sylvia atricapilla isolate bSylAtr1 chromosome 17, bSylAtr1.pri, whole genome shotgun sequence genomic stretch:
- the PSMD9 gene encoding 26S proteasome non-ATPase regulatory subunit 9, with protein MAEPGGGTPVTVSDVQQLVRRKDEIEAQIKACYELLEGQKGVGMHEPLVDAEGFPRADIDLYQVRTARHNIICLQNDHKAVMKQVEEALHKLHAREKEKHARDEAEALAEAMSQRQSLPQAFAKVNAVTPGSPASVSGLQVDDEIVEFGSVNANNFQNLQNIATVVQHSEGRPLSVTVIRGGRRMHVGLTPKRWSGKGLLGCNIIPLQR; from the exons ATGGCGGAGCCCGGCGGGGGCACTCCCGTCACCGTCAGCGatgtgcagcagctggtgcGGCGCAAGGACGAGATCGAGGCGCAGATCAAGGCCTGCTACGAGCTGCTGGAGGGG CAAAAGGGCGTCGGGATGCACGAGCCGCTGGTGGACGCCGAGGGCTTCCCCCGCGCCGACATCGACCTGTACCAAGTGCGCACCGCCCGGCACAACATCATCT GTCTGCAGAACGATCACAAAGCCGTGATGAAGCAGGTGGAGGAGGCTCTGCACAAGCTGCACGCCCGGGAGAAGGAGAAACACGCCAGGGATGAGGCGGAGGCGCTGGCCGAGGCCATGAGCCAGAGGCAGAGCCTGCCCCAGGCCTTTGCCAAAGTGAACGCCGTCACCCCGGGCTCTCCCGCCAGTGTCTCG GGACTTCAAGTTGATGACGAGATCGTGGAGTTTGGATCTGTCAATGCAAACAACTTCCAGAACCTGCAGAACATTGCCACGGTGGTGCAGCACAGTGAGGGG AGACCCCTGAGTGTGACTGTGATCCGTGGTGGCAGAAGGATGCACGTGGGGCTGACTCCAAAGCGCTGGTCTGGGAAGGGCCTCCTGGG CTGCAATATCATTCCTTTACAAAGATGA
- the HPD gene encoding 4-hydroxyphenylpyruvate dioxygenase isoform X1 gives MTSYTDKGEKPQRGRFIHFHSITFWVGNAKQAASYYCNKLGFEELAYRGLETGSREVVSHVVKQDKIVFVFSSALNPGNEEMGEHLVKHGDGVKDVAFEVEDCDFIVQKAKERGAVVVKEPWVEQDKFGKVKFAVIQTYGDTTHTLIEKLNYKGLFLPGYQPPLFKDPLLPKLPSTKLSFVDHVVGNQPDLQMVPVADWYQKNLLFHRFWSVDDKQLHTEFSALRSIVVTNYEETIKMPINEPAPGKKKSQIQEYIDYYGGAGVQHIALNTPDIISAITNLKQRGMQFMDVPSSYYQVLRERLKTAKIKVKENIDKLAELKILVDFDEKGYLLQIFTKPVQDRPTVFLEVIQRHNHQGFGAGNFKSLFEAIEMDQDARGNLTVLEPNGETKRI, from the exons ATG ACGTCCTACACAGACAAGGGAGAAAAG CCCCAGCGAGGCCGCTTCATCCATTTCCACTCCATCACCTTCTGGGTCGGCAATGCCAAGCAG GCTGCATCCTACTACTGCAACAAGCTGGGCTTCGAGGAGCTGGCGTACCGGGGGCTGGAGACCGGCAGCAGGGAGGTGGTGTCACACGTTGTCAAGCAGGACAAG ATCgtgtttgttttctcatccGCTCTGAACCCAGGGAATGAGG agaTGGGGGAGCACCTGGTGAAGCACGGTGATGGGGTGAAGGACGTCGCCTTCGAAGTGGAGGACTGTGACTTCATCGTGCAG aAAGCCAAGGAGCGTGGTGCTGTGGTGGTGAAGGAGCCGTGGGTGGAGCAGGACAAATTTGGGAAGGTGAAGTTTGCAGTGATCCAGACG TACGGTGACACCACCCACACCTTGATAGAAAAGCTCAACTACAAGGGCCTGTTCCTCCCTGGGTACCAGCCACCCCTCTTCAAGGACCCCCTGCTGCCCAAGCT ACCAAGCACCAAGCTCAGCTTTGTTGACCACGTTGTGGGGAACCAGCCTGACCTCCAGATGGTCCCAGTGGCAGACTG GTACCAGAAGAACCTGCTCTTCCACCGCTTCTGGTCAGTGGATGACAAGCAGCTGCACACCGAGTTCAGTGCCCTGCGCTCCATCGTGGTCACCAACTACGAGGAGACCATTAAAATGCCCATCAATGAGCCAGCACCTGGCAAGAAGAAATCCCAGATTCAG GAATATATTGATTACTACGGAGGGGCTGGAGTCCAGCACATTGCACTGAACACCCCCGACATCATCTCAGCG ATCACCAACCTGAAGCAGCGGGGCATGCAGTTCATGGATGTGCCCTCCAGCTACTACCAGGTGCTGCGGGAGAGGCTCAAAACTGCCAAAATCAAAGTGAAGGAGAACATTGACAAGCTGGCG gaaCTGAAAATCCTGGTGGATTTTGATGAAAAAGGCTACTTGCTCCAGATCTTCACCAAACCAGTTCAAGACAGACCCACGGTCTTTCTGGAGGTGATCCAGAGGCACAACCACCAG GGCTTCGGTGCTGGGAACTTCAAGTCTCTGTTTGAAGCCATAGAAATGGATCAGGATGCCAGAGGAAACCTGACTGTCCTGGAGCCCAACGGGGAGACCAAGAGGATCTAG
- the HPD gene encoding 4-hydroxyphenylpyruvate dioxygenase isoform X2, producing MQRPKDWEAHNPIELNPKWLRSSGRISVPLQQHVDKGILLTQPRRQLRALSRATGEQRSPGPRLWGVTTRETSYTDKGEKPQRGRFIHFHSITFWVGNAKQAASYYCNKLGFEELAYRGLETGSREVVSHVVKQDKIVFVFSSALNPGNEEMGEHLVKHGDGVKDVAFEVEDCDFIVQKAKERGAVVVKEPWVEQDKFGKVKFAVIQTYGDTTHTLIEKLNYKGLFLPGYQPPLFKDPLLPKLPSTKLSFVDHVVGNQPDLQMVPVADWYQKNLLFHRFWSVDDKQLHTEFSALRSIVVTNYEETIKMPINEPAPGKKKSQIQEYIDYYGGAGVQHIALNTPDIISAITNLKQRGMQFMDVPSSYYQVLRERLKTAKIKVKENIDKLAELKILVDFDEKGYLLQIFTKPVQDRPTVFLEVIQRHNHQGFGAGNFKSLFEAIEMDQDARGNLTVLEPNGETKRI from the exons ATGCAACGGCCAAAGGACTGGGAAGCCCATAACCCCATAGAACTCA ATCCCAAATGGCTCCGCAGCAGTGGCAGAATTTCAGTGCCGCTGCAGCAACACGTGGACAAAGGCATTTTACTGACTCAGCCCAGGCGGCAGCTCCgagcactgagcagagccacTGGGGAACAGCGCAGCCCTGGGCCCCGGCTCTGGGGAGTTACAACACGCGAG ACGTCCTACACAGACAAGGGAGAAAAG CCCCAGCGAGGCCGCTTCATCCATTTCCACTCCATCACCTTCTGGGTCGGCAATGCCAAGCAG GCTGCATCCTACTACTGCAACAAGCTGGGCTTCGAGGAGCTGGCGTACCGGGGGCTGGAGACCGGCAGCAGGGAGGTGGTGTCACACGTTGTCAAGCAGGACAAG ATCgtgtttgttttctcatccGCTCTGAACCCAGGGAATGAGG agaTGGGGGAGCACCTGGTGAAGCACGGTGATGGGGTGAAGGACGTCGCCTTCGAAGTGGAGGACTGTGACTTCATCGTGCAG aAAGCCAAGGAGCGTGGTGCTGTGGTGGTGAAGGAGCCGTGGGTGGAGCAGGACAAATTTGGGAAGGTGAAGTTTGCAGTGATCCAGACG TACGGTGACACCACCCACACCTTGATAGAAAAGCTCAACTACAAGGGCCTGTTCCTCCCTGGGTACCAGCCACCCCTCTTCAAGGACCCCCTGCTGCCCAAGCT ACCAAGCACCAAGCTCAGCTTTGTTGACCACGTTGTGGGGAACCAGCCTGACCTCCAGATGGTCCCAGTGGCAGACTG GTACCAGAAGAACCTGCTCTTCCACCGCTTCTGGTCAGTGGATGACAAGCAGCTGCACACCGAGTTCAGTGCCCTGCGCTCCATCGTGGTCACCAACTACGAGGAGACCATTAAAATGCCCATCAATGAGCCAGCACCTGGCAAGAAGAAATCCCAGATTCAG GAATATATTGATTACTACGGAGGGGCTGGAGTCCAGCACATTGCACTGAACACCCCCGACATCATCTCAGCG ATCACCAACCTGAAGCAGCGGGGCATGCAGTTCATGGATGTGCCCTCCAGCTACTACCAGGTGCTGCGGGAGAGGCTCAAAACTGCCAAAATCAAAGTGAAGGAGAACATTGACAAGCTGGCG gaaCTGAAAATCCTGGTGGATTTTGATGAAAAAGGCTACTTGCTCCAGATCTTCACCAAACCAGTTCAAGACAGACCCACGGTCTTTCTGGAGGTGATCCAGAGGCACAACCACCAG GGCTTCGGTGCTGGGAACTTCAAGTCTCTGTTTGAAGCCATAGAAATGGATCAGGATGCCAGAGGAAACCTGACTGTCCTGGAGCCCAACGGGGAGACCAAGAGGATCTAG